In a single window of the Verrucomicrobiia bacterium genome:
- a CDS encoding sigma-70 family RNA polymerase sigma factor, with translation MPPGDIEDLYDAHAPALFAFLLNFTRDESDTRDALQELFRRLAARPSLLAGVRDARGFLLRLAHNLAVDGIRRRDARRRAHDALAAQPAELFAPSTNPTDEDLRALITEALDELPPDQRVVLQLKLWEDLTFDAIAHVLDIPLNTAASRYRYAMDKLRARLRPLHDALR, from the coding sequence ATGCCTCCCGGTGACATCGAGGACCTCTATGATGCCCACGCCCCGGCGTTGTTCGCGTTCCTCCTGAACTTCACCCGGGACGAATCCGATACCCGCGACGCCCTTCAGGAACTGTTTCGGCGCCTCGCCGCCCGACCCTCCCTCCTCGCCGGAGTTCGCGACGCCCGCGGCTTCCTCCTTCGCCTGGCCCACAATCTGGCCGTCGATGGGATCCGCCGCCGCGACGCCCGCCGCCGCGCCCACGACGCCCTCGCCGCCCAGCCGGCCGAACTCTTCGCCCCATCCACCAATCCCACCGACGAGGATCTACGGGCCCTCATCACCGAAGCCCTCGACGAACTTCCGCCCGATCAACGCGTCGTCCTCCAGCTCAAGCTCTGGGAAGACCTCACCTTCGACGCCATCGCCCACGTCCTCGACATCCCTCTCAACACCGCCGCCAGCCGGTACCGCTACGCCATGGACAAACTTCGCGCCCGGCTGCGTCCCCTCCACGACGCACTGCGCTGA